A genome region from Platichthys flesus chromosome 12, fPlaFle2.1, whole genome shotgun sequence includes the following:
- the hif1an gene encoding hypoxia-inducible factor 1-alpha inhibitor gives MAAASMVEPDPAASEGGAAASPGVQSRDWDESQLRKYPFTTRAIPRLSHTDPRAELLIDNEEPVVLTDTNLVYPALKWDIAYLQENIGNGDFSVYTAENHKFLYYDEKKMSNYENFAPTSRRLEMKFSEFVDKMHKTEEDGGEERVYLQQTLNDTVGKKIVVDFLGFNWNWINKQQAKRNWGQLTSNLLLIGMEGNVTPAHYDEQQNFFAQIKGHKRCILFPPDQFECLYPYPVHHPCDRQSQVDFDNPDLEQFPSFKNIVGYEAVVGPGDVLYIPMYWWHHIESLLSGGVTITVNFWYKGAPTPKRIEYPLRSHQKVAIMRNIEKMLGEALGNPHEVGPLLKTMIKGRYDQDFS, from the exons ATGGCAGCAGCGTCAATGGTGGAGCCCGATCCGGCGGCGAGCGAAGGCGGCGCCGCTGCTTCCCCGGGCGTCCAGAGCCGAGACTGGGACGAGTCTCAGCTCCGCAAATACCCGTTCACCACCAGAGCCATTCCCCGGCTGTCCCACACGGACCCCCGCGCTGAGCTGCTCATCGACAACGAG GAACCGGTGGTTTTAACTGACACAAACCTTGTGTATCCAGCGCTCAAATGGGACATTGCATACCTGCAGGAGAACATTGGAAATGGAGACTTCTCTGTTTACACCGCAGAAAACCACAAATTCCTTTACTACGACGAGAAGAAAATGTCCAACTATGAGAACTTTGCCCCCACTTCACGGCGGCTGGAGATGAAATTCTCAGAGTTTGTGGATAAAATGCACAAAacggaagaagatggaggagaggagag AGTTTACCTGCAGCAGACCTTGAATGACACAGTGGGGAAGAAGATAGTCGTTGACTTCCTCGGTTTCAACTGGAACTGGATCAACAAGCAGCAAGCCAAGAGGAACTGGGGACAGCTGACATCCAACCTGCTGCTCATCGGCATGGAGG GGAATGTGACACCGGCACATTACGACGAGCAGCAGAACTTCTTTGCACAAATTAAAGGACATAAGAGATGCATCCTCTTCCCCCCAGACCAGTTTGAGTGTCTCTATCCGTATCCTGTGCACCACCCATGTGACAGACAGAGCCAA gtGGATTTTGATAACCCTGATTTAGAGCAGTTTCCCAGTTTTAAAAATATTGTTGGCTATGAGGCTGTTGTAGGCCCAGGAGATGTGCTCTACATTCCCATGTATTG GTGGCATCACATTGAATCATTGTTGAGCGGTGGAGTGACGATCACTGTCAACTTCTGGTACAAG GGCGCCCCCACCCCCAAGAGGATAGAGTACCCACTGAGATCCCATCAGAAGGTTGCCATCATGAGAAACATCGAGAAGATGCTGGGAGAAGCTCTTGGAAACCCACATGAA GTTGGACCCTTACTGAAAACCATGATCAAGGGGCGATATGACCAGGATTTCAGTTAG
- the cuedc2 gene encoding CUE domain-containing protein 2: MDLHKIIHSAMHEFIQTYIHDADLSTLDDVLLSYITAVLEDLGSQQSVEENFDVEVFVEMLEAYIPGFADIDSVKVCEMMFNLASKLATARTSAVEDKGAPKSRTDDISLKITTLPNEPPPEREAQCRETPTEGATAKVPVSKWEAQEQHLLEMFPKCSLSEARSALCIAIGDMEEAVRLIIEGDIQLSTSPLNVNHGKSTSSLADHKLKESILEKYMHVDREEDKKTHRPVPPKDAPKKLVRYHGNQVVTTKGERFQLVKTNETEDMKKTYVNLKPSRKYRFH, encoded by the exons ATGGACCTCCACAAGATCATCCACAGCGCCATGCACGAATTTATTCAGACTTACATACACGACGCAGATCTCAG CACACTGGACGATGTACTTTTGTCCTACATCACTGCAGTCCTGGAGGATCTTGGTTCCCAGCAGAGCGTGGAGGAGAACTTTGATGTGGAGGTCTTTGTAGAGATGTTAGAGGCTTACATACCTGGCTTTGCTGATATTGACAG tgtAAAAGTCTGTGAAATGATGTTCAACCTGGCTTCAAAACTAGCCACTGCTCGGACCTCAG cTGTTGAAGACAAGGGTGCCCCTAAATCCAGGACAGATGATATTTCATTGAAAATCACTACCCTGCCCAATGAACCTCCACCGGAGAGAGAAGCACAGTGCAGAGAAACACCAACAGAGGGCGCCACCGCCAAG GTACCAGTGTCTAAATGGGAGGCCCAGGAGCAACACCTACTGGAGATGTTTCCCAAGTGTAGTCTGTCGGAGGCTCGTAGTGCCCTGTGCATTGCCataggagacatggaggaagcTGTGCGTCTCATCATAGAGGGCGATATCCAACTCAGCACCTCTCCTCTTAAT GTAAATCATGGGAAAAGTACTTCTTCACTGGCGGACCATAAACTTAAAGAGAGCATCCTTGAGAA GTACATGCatgtggacagagaggaggacaaaaaaaCTCACCGACCTGTCCCCCCCAAAGAT GCTCCAAAGAAGCTAGTGCGGTACCACGGCAACCAGGTGGTCACAACCAAAGGTGAGAGGTTTCAGCTTGTGAAGACAAACGAGACAGAGGACATGAAGAAGACGTACGTCAACCTCAAGCCTTCACGGAAATACAGATTCCATTAA